In Ignavibacteria bacterium, the sequence CCTGTTACTGCAGCGGATATAAAGGCAGAAAATTTTATTCTCAGCAGAATTAAGGAAAAATTCCCTGAGCACAGCATACACGCAGAAGAGCACGGCAGCTCTGATAAGAGCTCGGATTTTAAATGGATAATTGATCCGATAGATGGCACCAAAAACTTTATGCGGAAATATCCTTTCTGGGGAACATTGCTTTCACTGGAATTCCAGGGTGAAGTTGTGCTTGGTGTAATATCAATGCCTGTATTGAAGGAATTCTATATTGCCGCCAAAGGGAAAGGCTGTTATATGAACGGTAAAAAGATGAAAGTAAGCAAGGTAAAGAAATTAAGTGATTCATACATGCTGCATGGGGGATTGAATTATATATTCAGTGAACCATACAGGCAGAATTTTGTAAACCTTGTGCACAATGTTTATTATGACCGCGGGTTTGGTGACTGCCACGGGCATACTTACATCATAAACGGAAAAGCTGAAGTAATGGTTGATCCGCATGTTGCGCCTTATGATGTTGCTCCGGTAAAAATTTGTGTTGAAGAAGCAGGGGGCAGGTTTACTGATATTAACGGCGACAATACTATATATTCAGGCAGCGCAGTTGTGACTAATGGAAGAGTGCATGATGCCGTACTTGAGCTGCTTAATGAGAACCTTGAGAGCAGGGAAATCACCAAGGATTAAAAGAATACATATACTGTTAATATTGATAGAACTTTGAGAAAGCCTCTTTGATTGTAATATCAGGGGGGCTTTTTTGTTGGTTTTTATATGAACAGAAATAGATAAATTGCGGATTAACAGGTAAATTAATGATATATACTCTTTTATACTCGCTGATTGCAGGAATTATTACGGGTTTTATTGTATCAGTGCCTCCGTTGGGTCCTATAGCCTTTGCGCTTATATCAAAAGGATTTAAAGGTGAAGTAAAAGACGGAATGGCTATTGCCGCAGGTTCTGCTTTTATGGATATGGTATATGCAATAATTGCTTTCGGAGGGATATCCCTGTTTATTTCTTTTTTACCTGTAAGCTTTGAGCAGGCTATAAACGGTAATATTAATACTATCCAGATCATTTTAACTTATGCAGGATGTGCAGTTGTAATTGTTTACGGAATTAAAATTATGCGCACAAAGCTGGATCTTGAAAAATTTGAAGCCAAAGAATCTGAACATTTAAGCAAAGCAAAAGGCAGGGCAAAAGAATTTGCGGCAAAATCACATGTGCCCCAGGGAGAATCAAATTTCTTCGGACAATTTTTAATGGGGGTGATGCTTTGCATTTCATCAATCACACTTCCGGCATCCTGGGTAATTTTGGTTGGCTATGTAAAAAGCTTTGGAGTTCTTGATAGTTCCGTTCTGGGCGGCTTTCTTTTTGCTGTCGGCGCATTTTCAGGAACTGTTCTGTGGTTCTGGCTTTTGTTAAAACTTATTACAGGCAATAAGCACAGGATAAATAAAAATACGATCAGTAAGCTGAATTTTTATGCTGGTATAGTTTTAATTGTTTTAGGAATTTTTTTATTCAGCAAAGCTACAGGTACAATATTCGATATTTTCTAGTATATAATAGTAACACGAGCCAAATTAGAAATTATTACCCGAATAACCCTTAAAATTAAATTTACAAATTATTGAA encodes:
- a CDS encoding LysE family transporter → MIYTLLYSLIAGIITGFIVSVPPLGPIAFALISKGFKGEVKDGMAIAAGSAFMDMVYAIIAFGGISLFISFLPVSFEQAINGNINTIQIILTYAGCAVVIVYGIKIMRTKLDLEKFEAKESEHLSKAKGRAKEFAAKSHVPQGESNFFGQFLMGVMLCISSITLPASWVILVGYVKSFGVLDSSVLGGFLFAVGAFSGTVLWFWLLLKLITGNKHRINKNTISKLNFYAGIVLIVLGIFLFSKATGTIFDIF